In Nocardioides sp. JS614, the sequence CCGACGCCCGGGATGTACGCCGTGACCTCGACGCCGCTCGACAGGCGCACGCGGGCGACCTTGCGGAGGGCGGAGTTCGGCTTCTTCGGAGTCGTGGTGTAGACGCGGGTGCACACACCGCGTCGCTGGGGCGAACCCTTGAGGGCAGGCGTCTTGTTCTTCGACACCTTGTCCTGGCGGCCCTTGCGGACCAACTGCTGAATGGTGGGCACCGGGTGGTTCCCCTTCTTTTCCGCTCTCAGTACGGGCGCTCTGCTCGCACGGTGTCTTGCTGCGTGTCCGGGTGGTGCTGGCCCTCGTCGCCACCCCCGAGGTCGGGCGTGTCGCCCGCTCCACACTGCTTCAGCGAGAACCGGTGAGGGCTTCCGCTGCTGGAGTTTCGGTGCCGGATCCGAGGACCTGACTCCCCGACTGC encodes:
- the rpsL gene encoding 30S ribosomal protein S12: MPTIQQLVRKGRQDKVSKNKTPALKGSPQRRGVCTRVYTTTPKKPNSALRKVARVRLSSGVEVTAYIPGVGHNLQEHSIVLVRGGRVKDLPGVRYKIIRGTLDTQGVKNRKQARSRYGAKKEKS